The following is a genomic window from Synergistaceae bacterium.
TTTTGATGATATGTCAGATAATATATGTGTAACAGGCTATTGTGAATCAGAAAAAATTTTTATGAATATATCTGATTTAGTGCGTAAAAAATTAAAATTTGCTGACTCATGTTTTAATCCTGAATTAGCAAATAAAATAAAATCGTGTAATTCTGTTGCCCTTCATGTAAGACTAGGCGATAAAATGACTTTTCCGAATTTCTTAGATTTAAGTGTAAAATATATCAGGGCAGCAATCGAAAAAATTTACTCGATCACAAGTGCTCCCGAATTCTTTGTATTCAGCGATGATATTAATTACTGTCGCGAGAATCTCACGAAAATTTATCCCGGTGCAAAATATAATTTTATTGACGGACAGACTCCCCCGCAGGACATGGCACTAATGACAATATGCAATCACGTTATAGTTGCTCCGTCTACTTTCAGCTGGTGGGGGGCATGGCTTAACGAGAACCCGAATAAAATTATAATCGCTCCTGACGTAAAATTATGGTATGAGAATGCCGAACACGGAAAATATTTATTGCCTGAAAGCTGGATTAAAATTAGCTGAGTATAATATTATATTGCTTTAAAGAGGGTGAATATAATAATGCTTAAAAAATTTATTTTACTTGCCGGCTTAATTCTCGCGTTGAGTCCGTTTGTATTATTTCCTGTCTGTAATGACACTAGGCCGGACGGGGCTTTCATGAGCTGCTTTTATTCGGGAGT
Proteins encoded in this region:
- a CDS encoding alpha-1,2-fucosyltransferase yields the protein MIIMYINSCTGIGNQLFMYAAGLSLANRLNTELILGSWDVRFSASEYRDYYLSSANFPAITERHANFHDIRKIISTSTAFRAAFENFIAYKPIRKQHIFRRLIRKIFHKLVPNAVSGKIYYYNISNLIGNFDDMSDNICVTGYCESEKIFMNISDLVRKKLKFADSCFNPELANKIKSCNSVALHVRLGDKMTFPNFLDLSVKYIRAAIEKIYSITSAPEFFVFSDDINYCRENLTKIYPGAKYNFIDGQTPPQDMALMTICNHVIVAPSTFSWWGAWLNENPNKIIIAPDVKLWYENAEHGKYLLPESWIKIS